Within Actinoplanes sp. L3-i22, the genomic segment CGGCGTCACCGCCACCGCTGCCACCGCAGGCGGCCAGCGCCGCGCCTGCGGAGAGGGACAGGCCCATCAGGAGGGCCTCGCGACGAGAGAATCGGTGCGTGAATCGTTTCATACTCGAGACACATCCTTCGATCCGTACCCAATAAATGATCTTGAAGTTCGGGTTTGCTACTTGATGCCGGTGGTGGCGATGCCCTTGATCAGGAAGCGCTGGCCGAGCAGGAACGCGAGGAAGACCGGGAGCAGCGACACCACGCTCATCGCGAACATCGAGCCCCAGCTCGTCGACACGGTCGCGTCGACATAGGAGCGCAGCGCCACCGGGACGGTGTACTTGTCCGGATCGGTCAGGTAGATCAGCTGGCTGAAGAAGTCGTTCCAGGTCCAGATGAACGTGAAGATCGCGGTGGTGGCCAGCGCCGGGACCATCAGCGGCAGCACCACCCGCAGGAAGATCAGCGGATGCCCGGCGCCGTCGATCCGGGCCGCCTCGTCCAGCTCGCGCGGCAGCCCGCGGATGAACTGGACCATCAGGAACACGAAGAACGCGTCGGTGGCCAGGAACTTCGGCACCACCAGCGGCAGGAACGTGTTGATCCAGCCGAGCTGCGAGAACAGGATGTACTGCGGCACGATGATCACGTGGATCGGCAGCATGATGGTGCCGAGCATGATCGCGAAGAACACCCGCTTGCCGGAGAACTCCAGCCGGGCGAACGCGTAGGCCGCGAGCGAGCAGGACACCAGGTTCCCGATCACGCAGCCGGCCACCACGATCGCCGAGTTGATCAGGTAGTGCCCGAACGGGGAGGCCAGCGCGTTCCAGCCCTCGCTGTAGTTCGCGATCCGCAGCCCGCTCAGGGCCAGGCCCGGCGAGCGGAAGATCTCGTTGTTCGGCCGCAGCGAGCTGACCACCATCCACAGCACCGGATACAGCATGACCAGGGCCAGCAGGCACAAGCCGACGTGCTTGCCCACGCTGCTCAGCCTGGTGCGGGGCCGGATCGCCGGCGTCGCCAGCACGGCCGGGGCCACCCGTTCCCTGAGGTCAGTCATCGTAGAAGACCCATCGCTTCGAGGCCCAGAAGTTGATCGCGGTGAAGATCGCGATGATGACCAGAAGCAGCCACGCCAGGGCCGACGCGTATCCCATGTCGAAGCTGTGGAAGCCGCGCTGGTACAGGTAGAGCGTGTAGAACATGGTCGAGTCGGACGGGCCGCCGGTGCCGCCGGACACCACGAACGCCTGGGTGAACGACTGGAACGCGTGGATGATCTGCAGGACCAGGTTGAAGAAGATGATCGGGGACAGCAGCGGCAGCGTGATGCTGCGGAACTGACGCGCCCTGGACGCGCCGTCGACGGCCGCCGCCTCGTAGTACATCGCCGGGATCTGCCGCAGGCCGGCCAGGAAGATCACCATCGGGGCGCCGAACGTCCAGACGTTCAGCACGATCAAGGTGGACAGCGCCGTGCCCGGGTCGGAGATCCAGCTCCGGCCGCTCCCCCCGAACACCTGCAGAGCCTGGTTGACCAGGCCGTCCGCGCCGAAGATCTGCCGCCACAGGACCGCGATCGCCACGCTGCTGCCGAGCAGGCTGGGCAGGTAGAACACCGAGCGGTAGAAGGCGAGCCCGCGCATCCCCCGGTCGAGCAGCAGCGCGAGGCCGAGGGCGAAGGCGAGCTGCAGGGGGACCGAGACGAAGACGTACGTGCAGGTGACGCCGAGCGCGTGGTGCAGCCGCTCGTCGGTGAGCATCCGCCGCAGGTTCGCCAGCCCGTTGAACTCGGGCGGCTGGATCAGGTTGTAGTCGGTGAACCCGAGCACGAACGACGCGGCGACCGGCCCCGCGGTGATCAGAATCAGCCCGGCGAACCAGGGGGACAGGAAGAAGAACGCGGCCCGGTTGTCCCGCTTGCGCGGCGGGCCGGCCGAGGCGGTGCCGAGTCGCCGGAGTTCGCCAAGACTGCTCACACCGACCCCCATCGTTGCGGGAAAACGTATTCCAAAGTCTGGGTGTGGCGCGGGCCACCCGTCAAGTGTTTCCGCGAGATCACAACAAACTCATCAATACATAAATCTTTGCTTGGGTACGGCCGGAGCACCCGCCCCGCTGCTCAGAGGCGTGGGGCGCAGCTCTCCCGGGCGATGAACCGGCCCACGATCACCTCGCGCAGCGGCTCGCGCCCGCCTTCGCCCTCCGCACGCAACGGCTCGCGCCCGCCTTCGTCTTCCGCACGCAACGGCTCGCGCCCGTCGAGCCCGTCCGCGTCGGCGAGCGCCATCTGCACTGCCCGGGCGCCGCTCGCCGCGTGCGGCAGGGCCAGCGTCGCCAGGCGCGGGGTCAGGTCGGAGGCCAGCGGCACGTCGTCGAAGCCGGTCACCGAGAGTTGCCCCGGCACGGCGATCCCGGCGTCCCGGCACGCCGACAGCGCCCCGATCGCCACCACGTCGTTGACCGCGACGATCGCGTCGACGCCGTCCAGACCGCCGCCGGCCTGCGCGTCCAGCACCGCCTGGTAGCCGCCCTGGCGACTGACCTCGCACTCCACCGCCCGGACGGCACGGACCCCGTGCG encodes:
- a CDS encoding carbohydrate ABC transporter permease, encoding MTDLRERVAPAVLATPAIRPRTRLSSVGKHVGLCLLALVMLYPVLWMVVSSLRPNNEIFRSPGLALSGLRIANYSEGWNALASPFGHYLINSAIVVAGCVIGNLVSCSLAAYAFARLEFSGKRVFFAIMLGTIMLPIHVIIVPQYILFSQLGWINTFLPLVVPKFLATDAFFVFLMVQFIRGLPRELDEAARIDGAGHPLIFLRVVLPLMVPALATTAIFTFIWTWNDFFSQLIYLTDPDKYTVPVALRSYVDATVSTSWGSMFAMSVVSLLPVFLAFLLGQRFLIKGIATTGIK
- a CDS encoding carbohydrate ABC transporter permease; its protein translation is MSSLGELRRLGTASAGPPRKRDNRAAFFFLSPWFAGLILITAGPVAASFVLGFTDYNLIQPPEFNGLANLRRMLTDERLHHALGVTCTYVFVSVPLQLAFALGLALLLDRGMRGLAFYRSVFYLPSLLGSSVAIAVLWRQIFGADGLVNQALQVFGGSGRSWISDPGTALSTLIVLNVWTFGAPMVIFLAGLRQIPAMYYEAAAVDGASRARQFRSITLPLLSPIIFFNLVLQIIHAFQSFTQAFVVSGGTGGPSDSTMFYTLYLYQRGFHSFDMGYASALAWLLLVIIAIFTAINFWASKRWVFYDD